From Acidovorax sp. FHTAMBA, one genomic window encodes:
- a CDS encoding phosphoribosyl-ATP diphosphatase, with product MSSNDSLARLAAVIESRKPANGGDPDKSYVTRLLHKGPDAFLKKIGEEATEVVMAAKDVDHGADRSKLVYEVADLWFHSLVALAHYGLTPADVLTELERREGTSGIEEKALRKAVARSTEEGSA from the coding sequence ATGAGTTCCAACGATTCCCTGGCGCGCCTGGCCGCCGTCATCGAAAGCCGCAAGCCTGCCAATGGCGGCGATCCGGACAAGAGCTATGTCACCCGCCTTCTGCACAAGGGGCCGGACGCCTTCCTGAAAAAGATTGGCGAAGAAGCCACGGAAGTGGTGATGGCCGCCAAGGACGTGGACCACGGTGCCGACAGGTCCAAGCTGGTGTACGAAGTGGCCGACCTGTGGTTCCATTCCCTGGTGGCGCTCGCCCACTATGGCCTCACGCCTGCCGATGTACTGACCGAGCTGGAGCGCCGCGAGGGCACCAGCGGGATCGAGGAAAAAGCCTTGCGCAAGGCCGTTGCGCGTTCCACCGAGGAAGGGTCCGCATGA
- a CDS encoding membrane protein has translation MNDIIDVQSKEQKAQGLKNIGWISYVLHLIVAVGAVLPGAQASALLLVIALVIDLVKRSDAEGTWQANHFSWRIRSVIWAGVLYLVTFPFFLLGLFLFNPAWILISIWFLYRIVRGMLAMSKNQAVDA, from the coding sequence ATGAACGACATCATCGATGTGCAGAGCAAGGAGCAAAAGGCCCAGGGTCTCAAGAACATTGGCTGGATCAGCTATGTGCTGCACCTCATCGTGGCGGTGGGCGCCGTGCTGCCGGGCGCGCAGGCCAGCGCACTGCTGCTGGTCATTGCCCTGGTGATCGATCTGGTCAAACGCAGCGATGCCGAGGGCACCTGGCAGGCCAATCATTTTTCATGGCGTATCCGGTCCGTCATCTGGGCGGGCGTCCTGTACCTGGTAACGTTCCCGTTCTTCCTGCTGGGGTTGTTCCTCTTCAACCCTGCATGGATTCTGATTTCGATCTGGTTCCTGTACCGCATCGTGCGTGGCATGCTGGCCATGAGCAAGAACCAGGCGG